AAAGGAGATTGTCGGCATACTTGTTACGATGACGGGAGACATCCAGGGGATGCTTTTATTTTTGCTCGATAAAGCATTCACTCATATGCTGATAAATGTTCTCCTTGGCAAGAGTATTGACAGTTTTGAAAATATTAATGATATGGATTTGTCTGCCCTTAAAGAAATAGGTAATATTCTTGCCGGTTCTTACATAAACGCTATCAGCACACTTACAGGGCTGCGGATAAAATTGTTCCCGCCTGATATCGCTGTAGACATGGTAGGGGCCATACTTAACTATCCGGCGGCGCAGTTTGGCGCAATGGGCGATAAGGTTCTTTATATTGAAGAAAACTTTTCAAGCGGTCAGGATTGTGTTAAGAGCCATCTTCTAATTATGCCTGAACTTGACTCACTCAAAATTATGTTCGATCGTTTAGGTGTTTGATAATGTCAAATCTTATTGTTGTCGGAATTTCTGATTTTAAAATTGCAAGAGTACCTGACATTCTTGTTACATATGCGTTAGGCTCGTGTGTCGGAACTTGCCTTTATGACACCTCGCTTAAACTTGCCGGACTTTCTCACATTCTGCTGCCGGAATCGTCAATATGTAAGAACGACAACAATGTGATGAAATATGCTGATACGGCAATTGTAGAGCTTGTCCGCCTTATGGAAAGGAATGGCGCCTCACGCTATAGGATGATTGCCAAAATTGCGGGGGGCGCAAATATGTTTGCCTCGACAGGTACAAGTGTGGGCGAAAGGAACGTAATTGCGGTAAAAAATGAGCTCAATAAACTCGGCATAAGGATTGTCGCCGAGGATACAGGCAAGAACTATGGGCGGACTGTCGAGTTTAACCCGGAGGACGGCTCAATGTTGGTCAAATCCGTTTTGCATGGTATTCGTGTGCTTTGAAAGCACATTGATGCTGGTTGTATTAAAGATACAAGGAAAGATAATTGTTTTTATAGTTTTATATTTGAAATGGGGTGCTCAGATGGATACAACATGGCTTATAATTTGGCTTGCTGCCGCAGTAATATTCGGCATTGTGGAACTGGCAACTGTTCAGCTTGTATCAATTTGGCTTGCCATAGGCTCGGTTGTAGCTATGATTGCATGTACTTTCGGGGCTCCGGTTTGGGTTCAGTTATTGGTTTTCGGCGCGGCGTCAGCTCTCTTTCTGATATTAACCCGTCCATTTGTTAAAAAGGTTATAAAAATAAAGCCTGTTAGCACAAATGCGGACAGAATGATCGGAAAAACTGTGGTCGTGACTGAAAAGATAGGCAAAAATTCATACGGAGCAGTCAAATTTTCAGGTGTTACATGGACGGCTAAAAGCGAGAGCGGGGAAGAGATTCAAACCGGTGAAAATGTCATAATAAAGGCGATTGAGGGTTCAAAGCTGATTGTCTCCAAAAAGCAGCCATAAATAAATTTATAATGTCAGGAGGAAAAATCATGGATACTTTGGAAGTAATTATCTTGGGCGTGTTTATTATTGCGGTTTTGGCTCTTTTCATAAGCTGCATTAAAATTGTCCCCCAAGCACATGCTTATGTAGTTGAGCGGCTCGGAGCATACCATGTCACTTGGATGGCAGGTTCAATCAAATTCAAGGTTCCGTTTATCGACAGGATTGCAAAGGTCATTTCACTCAAGGAACAGGTTGTAGTTTTTGACCCGCAGCCGGTTATCACGAAGGATAACGTCACAATGCAGATTGATACTATAGTATTCTTCCAAGTAACCGACCCGAAGCTTTATACTTACGGCGTAGAGCACCCGATAATTGCCCTTGAAAACCTTACGGCGACAACGCTCCGTAATATTATAGGTGAACTGGAGCTTGACCATACCCTGACTTCACGTGATGTAATAAACACCAAGATCCGCACTGTACTTGATGAAGCTTCTGACGCGTGGGGCATAAAAGTAAACCGCGTTGAGCTTAAGAACATCGTGCCGCCTCGTGAGATACAGGACGCGATGGAGAAACAAATGAAGGCCGAACGTGAGCGCCGTCAGGCAGTTCTTCGTGCGGAAGGTGAAAAGACCAGCCAGATTCTTGTTGCAGAAGGCCAGAAAGAATCACAGATTTTGCAGGCTGAAGCACAAAAACAGGCTGCAATACTCAAAGCTGAGGGTATTAAAGAGGCAAAAATCCGTGAAGCAGAAGGTGAAGCCGAGGCTCTCAGAAAGGTACAGCAGGCTTTGGCGGACAGCCTGAAAATCCTCAATGAAGCAGCTCCTACCGATAAAGTCTTGGCGCTCAAATCCCTTGAGGCGTGGGCCAAGATAGCAGATGGAAAGGCGACAAAGCTTGTGATCCCCTCGGAAATGAAGACACTTGCGTCCCTTGCTGCGTGCATTAAGGAATTTGTTTCCGACCCGGCCGCCGACCAAAAATCCCCAGTTTCTGGGGCGCCGGCGCAGCAGTGACTCTTTGCAAAAAAATTAAGCCAGTTGATAATTAATATCGTACAAATTATACAAATAAGAATTATGCTCACCAAAACACTTGAAAATGAGTCGTTTTTCCCATACAATATAATTGTAATTCGATAATTTAATATGTCAGTTCGGTCGGTGTTCAACAGCGTTTTATTCCTCATCTGCCGGTGAGGAATTCTCCGCGGTTCTAACACCGTTGAAATAGAATGTTTGAGTTTGTGTGAGCATAATGAATGGTGTGATAAATTCGGGGGTGTTTCTTTTGTCTTCAATGCGTTACAGCGCTGCGGTTAAAGGCTTCATTATGGAACTCTGCGGATATTTATCATGCGGTATAAGTAGTGAAAGTAAAATAAAGGAATAATTGCAAAAAGAAGACACTTCTTACGAAGTGTCTTCTTTTGTTTCATTCAATAACTATTGGAGGGTATAAAAAATGAAAAAAGTAGCTGTTATATTGGGCAGCGACAGCGACCTCCCGGTGGTCAAAGGCTGTATTGAGAAACTCAAGAGTTTCGATATTCCATATGAAGCCCACGTCATGTCGGCTCACAGAACTCCTGATGCTGCTGGGGCCTTTGCCGAAGCAGCAGAGAAGAATGGTTTTGGGGTTATCATTGCGGCTGCAGGCAAAGCGGCCCACTTAGCCGGCGCTCTCGCGGCACGTACGGCGCTGCCGGTTATTGGGATTCCGATAAAGTCCTCAACACTTGACGGGCTGGACGCACTTCTGTCAACAGTCCAGATGCCGTCCGGTGTTCCTGTGGCAACCGTTGCGATTAACGGCGCTGAGAATGCGGCTATCCTTGCGGCTCAGATACTCGCCCTGTCCGATGAAGGACTGTCAAAGAAGCTTCTTGAGATGAAAAAACAGATGGCTGATTCAGTTAAAGCAAAAGATGAAAAATTGCAGGCGGAGGTACAGAAACTATGAAAAAGCTCGAACAGATTTATGAAGGCAAGGCAAAAAAGGTATTCAAGACCGACGACCCTGAACTTTATATCGTCGATTATAAGGATGACGCGACAGCGTTCAACGGACAGAAGAAAGGTACAATCAAGGGCAAGGGCGCGATCAATAACCGCGTCACAAACTACCTTATGAAGATGCTCGAATCAAAGGGTATCCCTACGCATTTCGTCGAGGAGCTCTCGGATCGTGAGACTGTTGTTAAGAAAGTTTCTATTGTACCTCTGGAAGTAATTGTGCGCAATATCGCTGCGGGAAGCATGTCAAAGAGGCTTGGTATTCCGGAAGGAAAGCCGCTTCCCTGCCCAGTGCTTGAGTTTTCATATAAGAACGACGAGCTTGGCGACCCGCTGATCAATGAATATCACGCTCTTGCAATGGAACTTGCGACAAAAGAAGAGATTGAGACGATAAAAGAGTTGACATTCAAAATTAATGATATTCTGGTCGAGTTCTTCAAGGGCGTAGGCATAGAACTGGTCGACTTCAAACTCGAGTTTGGCAGAACCAGTGACGGAAAGATAATACTTGCCGACGAGATTTCACCGGATACCTGCCGTTTCTGGGATATAAAGACCCATGAGAAACTGGATAAGGACCGTTTCAGACGCGATCTCGGCAATGTTGAAGGCGCCTATCAAGAGATTTTACGCCGCCTCTTTGGTGAATAATATAGCCAGTTATAAATCGGAATAACGTGCGAAAAGCTTCGCTGACAGTAGTAACCGGATTTTCATGTGAATAAATATTAAGTGCACTTATGTGACAGATAGGTTTTAAGCAGGTATAGTGTCTGCGGCTGTCAAGCGCCCGCCGCAGGAGTGCAGGGAGGGAAAAAGAGATGTTTGATGAGATGCATGAGGAATGTGGGGTTTTCGGTATATACTGCCCAGATGGCAGTCTTGACCCTGCGCACCAGACTTACCTTGCACTGTACGCGCTGCAGCACCGCGGACAAGAGAGCTGCGGCATAGCTGTAAACGATAAAGGTGTAATCATATCGCAAAAGGATTTGGGACTTATTCCGGAAGTTTTCAACGAAGTAGTGCTCAATCACTTAAGCGGCGGCAATATGGCGATAGGCCACGTAAGATACTCGACAACCGGTTCCAACAACCGCGATAACGCGCAGCCGCTGGTAATGAAGTATATAAAGGGTACAATTGCCCTTGCACACAACGGAAATCTTGTCAATGCCTATGAACTGCGCAGTCACCTTCAGCTTTCAGGCGCAATATTCCAGACAACAAACGACTCGGAAGTAATAGCATATATTATCGCAAAATGCAGGCTGAAAGCGCCGTCCATCGAACGCGCGGTTGTTGAGGCAATGAATACGCTGAAGGGCGCTTATTCGATAGTGCTTATGTCGCCGAAAAAACTTATAGCGGCCCGCGACCCGAATGGATTCAGGCCTCTCTGCATGGGCAAAATAGGGGAGAATATAGTATTTGCCTCTGAAACTTGTGCGCTTGACGCCATTGGGGCGACCTTTGTTCGGGACATCGAGCCGGGTGAGGTTGTCGTCGTCAGCGACGGCAAGGTGGAAAGCATAAAAGAGCACTGTGGCGGCAAAAGCAGCCTGTGTATCTTTGAATATATTTACTTTGCCCGTCCGGACTCGATAATAGACGGCGAAAGCGTACATATGGCACGCCGGCGCGCCGGGGCGCTGCTCGCAAAGCGGCATCCGGTGGAGGCCGACCTCACTGTCGGCGTCCCCGATTCGGGAATTGACGCGGCCCTCGGTTATGCCGAAGAATCTGGCATACCGTACGGATTGGGATTTATTAAAAATAGATACGTCGGGCGTACATTTATTCAGCCGACTCAGGGTCAGAGGGTCAATTCGGTTAAAATAAAGCTGAACGCTCTTTCAAGCGCCGTCAAGGGCAAAAGGGTCGTAATGGTTGACGACTCCATTGTGCGCGGCACAACAAGCGCACGCATTGTCTCGCTGCTCAGGGAAGCAGGCGCAAAAGAGGTTCATGTCAGGATATCCTCGCCTCCTTTTAAAAATCCGTGCTTCTTCGGAACTGATATAGATTCGAGGGATAAGCTTATCGCCTGCCGGATGTCGGTTGACGAGATATGCAGAACTATCGGTGCCGACAGCCTGGGTTATCTTGATGCGGAGGACCTTGAAAAGCTGGCGCCGAACGCGAAATGCTCGTTCTGTACGGGCTGCTTTACGGGCAGATACCCGATGGAAGTCCCCGACGAAATTCCAAAAAACAGATTTGAAACAAAATTTGATGTTTAACCGGGAGGACAGCAGATGATAAGCTTTAGTGAAAGCTATAAGAACGCCGGAGTGGATGTTACCGCGGGTTATAAAGCGGTAGAACTTATGAAAGAGCATGTAAAACGCACAAATATAAGCGGCGTGCTCTCGGGAATAGGAGGATTCGGCGGCCTGTTTGAACTGGGAAAAGGCTATGAGAATCCGGTCCTTGTTTCCGGAACAGACGGAGTCGGAACAAAACTGAAAATCGCCTTTCTCATGGATAAACATGACACCGTAGGTATCGACTGCGTTGCAATGTGCGCCAACGATATAGTATGCTCCGGCGCAAAGCCGCTGTTCTTCCTCGACTATATCGCGTGCGGCAAGAATGTACCGGAACGCATAGCAAAGGTCGTATCCGGCGTGGCAGAGGGATGTGTCCAGGCGGGCTGCGCACTTATAGGCGGCGAGACTGCTGAAATGCCCGGCTTTTATCCCGAAGATGAATACGACCTGGCCGGATTTTGTGTCGGTGTTGTCGAAAAAGACAAAATAATCGACAGAACAAAGGTAAAAGCGGGGGACGCCCTCATTGGCCTTGCCTCAAGCGGCGTTCATTCCAATGGCTATTCCCTTGTCCGCAAGATTTTCGGCGTCAGTGAAACAAAACTAAATATGTATGTGGATGAGCTTTCCGGAACATTGGGAGACACCCTTTTAACGCCGACGAAAATTTATGTGAAGCCGGTTCTCAAATTGATAGAAAAATTCCGCGTAAACGGCATTTCCCATATCACCGGCGGCGGTTTCTATGAAAACATCCCGAGAATGCTGCCCAAAGGTCTTGAGGCGGTAATAAACAAGGGCTCCTTCGATGTTCCGCCAATATTCGAGTTGATAAAGCGCACTGGAAATATCCCCGAAAGGGATATGTTCAACACCTTCAATATGGGTATTGGCATGTGCATAGCCGTTGACGCTGATGATGCCGACGCCGCAGTGGAGTTGCTGAACGCCGAGGGCGAAAAGGCTTATATAATCGGTGAAGTGGCATCCGGCGAGGAGGGTGTAAAGATATGCTGAATATAGCCGTGCTGGTTTCAGGCGGTGGAACAAATCTGCAGGCATTGATTGATGCGCAAAAAAACGGCATAATAAAGAATGGGCGGATTGTCCGCGTAATATCCAGCCGCGAGGGTGTTTATGCCCTTGAACGCGCAAAGCAGAACGGCATTGAAACGCGGGTGGTCGCCAGAAAGAATTACAAAAATCCCGATGAATTCGACCGCGCCTTGCTTGCAGAATTAAAAGCAGCAAACACCGACCTTGTTGTGCTCGCAGGTTTTTTGTCAATACTCGGTGACGCAGTGCTTAATGAGTATGAAAACAGAATCATAAATGTCCACCCGTCGCTTATACCATCTTTTTGCGGACCGGGTTTTTATGGGCTTCGCGTCCATGAGGAAGCTTTAAAATACGGTGTAAAGGTTACAGGAGCAACAGTTCACTTTGTCAATAAGGTTGTTGACGGCGGCGCAATAATCGCCCAAAAAGCGGTGGAAGTAAAAGAAGGAGACACACCTGAGATTCTGCAGCGCCGCGTTATGGAACAGGCGGAATGGGTATTGCTGCCGCGCGCCGTAGCGCTTTTCTGCGAGGGTAGAATTAAGGTCAAAGACGGTAAAACTATTATCGTATGACCACCAAATTAATGTGTTAGAAATGTGCTGCATTGCGGCACAGTATATAAATATGATAATGGCCGAAAAGGCCGACATATAATAAAAAAAGAGGAATGCAAATGGCAAATGAAGAAGGGAATTCAATGACAACTCCGGTTGGACCGCTTGGGATTATCGCAATGAGAGGCTGCGAAGAGATAACCGACAAGGTTGACAAGTACCTCTGTGAATGGAGGGACGATGCGGATCAGGGCACCTTCCAGATTGAGAGCTGCTGTCCCCGTTTCAGTTCAGGCGAGGGCAAAGGCCTCATCAAAAAGTCCGTTCGCGGTCATGACATCTTTATTATCTGCGA
This DNA window, taken from [Clostridium] cellulosi, encodes the following:
- a CDS encoding putative protein Rv1488/MT1533,2 (High confidence in function and specificity), whose product is MDTLEVIILGVFIIAVLALFISCIKIVPQAHAYVVERLGAYHVTWMAGSIKFKVPFIDRIAKVISLKEQVVVFDPQPVITKDNVTMQIDTIVFFQVTDPKLYTYGVEHPIIALENLTATTLRNIIGELELDHTLTSRDVINTKIRTVLDEASDAWGIKVNRVELKNIVPPREIQDAMEKQMKAERERRQAVLRAEGEKTSQILVAEGQKESQILQAEAQKQAAILKAEGIKEAKIREAEGEAEALRKVQQALADSLKILNEAAPTDKVLALKSLEAWAKIADGKATKLVIPSEMKTLASLAACIKEFVSDPAADQKSPVSGAPAQQ
- the purC gene encoding Phosphoribosylaminoimidazole-succinocarboxamidesynthase (High confidence in function and specificity); translation: MKKLEQIYEGKAKKVFKTDDPELYIVDYKDDATAFNGQKKGTIKGKGAINNRVTNYLMKMLESKGIPTHFVEELSDRETVVKKVSIVPLEVIVRNIAAGSMSKRLGIPEGKPLPCPVLEFSYKNDELGDPLINEYHALAMELATKEEIETIKELTFKINDILVEFFKGVGIELVDFKLEFGRTSDGKIILADEISPDTCRFWDIKTHEKLDKDRFRRDLGNVEGAYQEILRRLFGE
- a CDS encoding putative membrane protein (Hypothetical protein), whose amino-acid sequence is MVFVCFESTLMLVVLKIQGKIIVFIVLYLKWGAQMDTTWLIIWLAAAVIFGIVELATVQLVSIWLAIGSVVAMIACTFGAPVWVQLLVFGAASALFLILTRPFVKKVIKIKPVSTNADRMIGKTVVVTEKIGKNSYGAVKFSGVTWTAKSESGEEIQTGENVIIKAIEGSKLIVSKKQP
- a CDS encoding phosphoribosylglycinamide formyltransferase (High confidence in function and specificity) translates to MLNIAVLVSGGGTNLQALIDAQKNGIIKNGRIVRVISSREGVYALERAKQNGIETRVVARKNYKNPDEFDRALLAELKAANTDLVVLAGFLSILGDAVLNEYENRIINVHPSLIPSFCGPGFYGLRVHEEALKYGVKVTGATVHFVNKVVDGGAIIAQKAVEVKEGDTPEILQRRVMEQAEWVLLPRAVALFCEGRIKVKDGKTIIV
- the purE gene encoding phosphoribosylaminoimidazole carboxylase, catalytic subunit (High confidence in function and specificity), with amino-acid sequence MKKVAVILGSDSDLPVVKGCIEKLKSFDIPYEAHVMSAHRTPDAAGAFAEAAEKNGFGVIIAAAGKAAHLAGALAARTALPVIGIPIKSSTLDGLDALLSTVQMPSGVPVATVAINGAENAAILAAQILALSDEGLSKKLLEMKKQMADSVKAKDEKLQAEVQKL
- the purF gene encoding putative amidophosphoribosyltransferase (High confidence in function and specificity); this translates as MFDEMHEECGVFGIYCPDGSLDPAHQTYLALYALQHRGQESCGIAVNDKGVIISQKDLGLIPEVFNEVVLNHLSGGNMAIGHVRYSTTGSNNRDNAQPLVMKYIKGTIALAHNGNLVNAYELRSHLQLSGAIFQTTNDSEVIAYIIAKCRLKAPSIERAVVEAMNTLKGAYSIVLMSPKKLIAARDPNGFRPLCMGKIGENIVFASETCALDAIGATFVRDIEPGEVVVVSDGKVESIKEHCGGKSSLCIFEYIYFARPDSIIDGESVHMARRRAGALLAKRHPVEADLTVGVPDSGIDAALGYAEESGIPYGLGFIKNRYVGRTFIQPTQGQRVNSVKIKLNALSSAVKGKRVVMVDDSIVRGTTSARIVSLLREAGAKEVHVRISSPPFKNPCFFGTDIDSRDKLIACRMSVDEICRTIGADSLGYLDAEDLEKLAPNAKCSFCTGCFTGRYPMEVPDEIPKNRFETKFDV
- a CDS encoding protein CheD (High confidence in function and specificity) gives rise to the protein MSNLIVVGISDFKIARVPDILVTYALGSCVGTCLYDTSLKLAGLSHILLPESSICKNDNNVMKYADTAIVELVRLMERNGASRYRMIAKIAGGANMFASTGTSVGERNVIAVKNELNKLGIRIVAEDTGKNYGRTVEFNPEDGSMLVKSVLHGIRVL
- a CDS encoding CheC, inhibitor of MCP methylation (High confidence in function and specificity); translation: MENYENLSETQKDVLREIGNIGGGNAATALSSILTGRVNMSLPQLHIINVNEIAELLGGPEKEIVGILVTMTGDIQGMLLFLLDKAFTHMLINVLLGKSIDSFENINDMDLSALKEIGNILAGSYINAISTLTGLRIKLFPPDIAVDMVGAILNYPAAQFGAMGDKVLYIEENFSSGQDCVKSHLLIMPELDSLKIMFDRLGV
- the purM gene encoding Phosphoribosylformylglycinamidine cyclo-ligase (High confidence in function and specificity); translation: MISFSESYKNAGVDVTAGYKAVELMKEHVKRTNISGVLSGIGGFGGLFELGKGYENPVLVSGTDGVGTKLKIAFLMDKHDTVGIDCVAMCANDIVCSGAKPLFFLDYIACGKNVPERIAKVVSGVAEGCVQAGCALIGGETAEMPGFYPEDEYDLAGFCVGVVEKDKIIDRTKVKAGDALIGLASSGVHSNGYSLVRKIFGVSETKLNMYVDELSGTLGDTLLTPTKIYVKPVLKLIEKFRVNGISHITGGGFYENIPRMLPKGLEAVINKGSFDVPPIFELIKRTGNIPERDMFNTFNMGIGMCIAVDADDADAAVELLNAEGEKAYIIGEVASGEEGVKIC